In the genome of Cytophagia bacterium CHB2, one region contains:
- a CDS encoding RNB domain-containing ribonuclease, with protein MNADQTSNDVRAENGASSSAEAPQPAVNTKDEQRQKLFQALFDLFRESLKKQWTLAELQQLPLARRLLWLANATYEQRSLYPLAWRQQFVRQARTLHSLTGFRDIRVLLYRWLRQMAQLPATADLFVSAEPRLRRHLDRLAAAENIDLPTVTSPPPATSSPRHILTVDNPETDDRDDALSFRRTETGEEIGVHVPNLTNFVLPGSEWDRWAEQVAVSAYLPHVTISMLPEAVNAAASLSAHAAREVLSFYFVREAGEIRFDRPACETIRIDHNAHYEEVETWLETGAPGHWSRALPAWVAGAQQFEAARIAAGGRVFDREQVDVRVDASGRVELRRYAQNSAARKTVAEWMIAANQAAAAFCHEHGLPCLYRTQENASAPEEEIGAEPEQRFSRPQLSVQRAPHRDLGLAGYTQVTSPLRRYVDLLMQRQIITFLQEGAPAAAP; from the coding sequence ATGAACGCTGATCAAACCAGTAATGACGTGCGTGCGGAAAACGGCGCCTCTTCTTCGGCTGAGGCGCCGCAACCAGCGGTGAACACCAAAGACGAACAACGGCAGAAGCTCTTTCAGGCGCTGTTCGATCTCTTTCGTGAGTCGCTGAAAAAACAATGGACCCTGGCGGAATTGCAGCAACTTCCGCTGGCCCGGCGGCTCCTGTGGCTGGCCAACGCAACGTATGAGCAACGCAGCCTTTACCCCCTGGCTTGGCGGCAGCAGTTTGTGCGGCAAGCGCGTACATTACATTCCCTCACCGGTTTTCGCGACATCCGCGTGTTGCTTTATCGCTGGCTCAGGCAAATGGCGCAACTTCCCGCCACCGCGGATTTATTCGTTTCTGCGGAACCGCGCTTGCGCCGGCATCTTGACCGCCTGGCTGCCGCTGAAAATATTGATCTCCCCACCGTCACTTCGCCCCCCCCTGCAACCTCTTCACCTCGGCATATTTTGACGGTCGATAATCCTGAAACCGATGATCGTGATGACGCGCTCAGCTTTCGCCGCACCGAAACGGGCGAGGAGATTGGCGTGCATGTGCCAAATCTCACCAACTTTGTGTTGCCGGGCAGCGAGTGGGACCGCTGGGCGGAGCAAGTCGCGGTTTCAGCCTATTTGCCGCATGTCACGATCAGCATGCTGCCGGAAGCCGTCAACGCGGCAGCGAGTCTGAGCGCCCATGCCGCTCGGGAGGTTTTATCGTTTTATTTTGTGCGCGAGGCCGGTGAAATTCGTTTTGATCGCCCGGCCTGCGAGACCATCCGCATCGATCACAACGCGCATTATGAGGAAGTTGAAACCTGGTTGGAGACCGGCGCCCCGGGCCATTGGAGCCGTGCGCTGCCGGCCTGGGTTGCCGGCGCGCAGCAGTTCGAAGCGGCGCGCATTGCAGCCGGTGGGCGCGTGTTTGACCGCGAACAAGTTGATGTGCGAGTCGATGCCTCGGGCCGGGTGGAATTGCGGCGGTATGCGCAAAACAGCGCGGCGCGCAAAACAGTCGCAGAATGGATGATTGCCGCAAATCAGGCGGCGGCGGCGTTTTGCCACGAGCATGGGCTGCCGTGCTTGTATCGTACGCAGGAAAACGCCAGCGCGCCGGAGGAGGAAATAGGGGCAGAGCCGGAACAACGCTTTTCCCGGCCGCAACTCAGCGTGCAGCGCGCGCCGCATCGCGATCTCGGCCTTGCCGGTTATACGCAAGTCACTTCGCCGCTGCGCCGCTATGTCGATCTGCTGATGCAGCGCCAGATCATCACCTTTCTGCAAGAGGGCGCGCCGGCGGCCGCACC